Proteins co-encoded in one Anguilla anguilla isolate fAngAng1 chromosome 16, fAngAng1.pri, whole genome shotgun sequence genomic window:
- the tle3a gene encoding transducin-like enhancer protein 3-A isoform X12 — protein MYPQGRHPAPHQPGQPGFKFTVAESCDRIKDEFQFLQAQYHSLKVEYDKLANEKTEMQRHYVMYYEMSYGLNIEMHKQTEIAKRLNAILAQIMPFLSQEHQQQVAQAVERAKQVTMTELNAIIGVRGLPNLPLTQQLQAQHLSHAAHGPPVQLPPHPSGLQPPGIPPVPGSGSGLLALGALGSQAHLPVKDEKNHHELEHRGQSSFHSPLAIPLIKERESSTNNSVSPPDSLRAGSEKHRGSSDYSLDSKKRKLEEKDSMSRYDSDGDKSDDLVVDVSNEDPATPRVSPAHSPPENGLDKSRPQQKKDAPNSPASVASSGSTPSSKTKEHVHNDKSTTPGLKSNTPTPRNDAPTPGTSTTPGLRPIVGKPPGMEALAPALRTPLSIAGSYATPFAMMGHPEMNGTLTSPGVYAGLHISPQMSAAAAAAYGRSPIAGFDPHPHMRAPGLPASLTSISGGKPAYSFHVSADGQMQPVPFPPDALIGPGIPRHARQINTLSHGEVVCAVTISNPTRHVYTGGKGCVKIWDISQPGSKSPVSQLDCLNRDNYIRSCKLLPDGRTLIVGGEASTLTIWDLASQTPRIKAELTSSAPACYALAISPDAKVCFSCCSDGNIAVWDLHNQTLVRQFQGHTDGASCIDISHDGTKLWTGGLDNTVRSWDLREGRQLQQHDFTSQIFSLGYCPTGEWLAVGMESSNVEVLHHTKPDKYQLHLHESCVLSLKFAYCGKWFVSTGKDNLLNAWRTPYGASIFQSKESSSVLSCDISADDKYIVTGSGDKKATVYEVIY, from the exons acgGAGATTGCCAAACGGCTCAATGCGATCTTAGCTCAAATTATGCCTTTTTTGTCACAAGAG caccaACAGCAGGTTGCTCAGGCAGTTGAGCGTGCCAAGCAGGTGACCATGACCGAGCTGAATGCCATCATCGGGGTACGTGGACTTCCCAATCTGCCTCTCACC cagcagctccaggcgCAGCACCTGTCCCACGCGGCCCACGGGCCCCCCGTccagctgcccccccacccgtcGGGCCTGCAGCCGCCCGGCATCCCCCCCGTGCCCGGCTCGGGCTCCGGCCTGCTGGCCCTGGGGGCGCTGGGCAGCCAGGCCCACCTGCCCGTCAAGGACGAGAAGAACCACCACGAGCTGGAGCACAGAG gCCAATCATCCTTTCACTCCCCGCTGGCGATTCCTTTGATAAAAGAGCGCGAGTCGAGCACG AATAACTCGGTGTCCCCGCCGGACAGCCTGCGCGCGGGCAGTGAGAAGCACCGCGGCTCCTCTGACTACAGCCTGGACTCCAAGAAGCGcaagctggaggagaaggacaGCATGAGCCGATAT GACAGCGACGGGGACAAGAGCGATGACCTGGTGGTGGACGTGTCCAATGAG GATCCCGCCACCCCGCgcgtcagccccgcccactccccgcCAGAGAACGGCCTGGACAAGTCCCGCCCCCAACAGAAGAAAGACGCCCCCAACAGCCCCGCCTCCGTGGCCTCCTCCGGCAGCACCCCCTCCTCCAAGACCAAGGAGCACGTCCAT AATGACAAGTCCACCACGCCGGGGCTGAagtccaacacccccaccccacgcaACGATGCCCCCACCCCAGGCACCAGCACCACCCCGGGACTCCGACCCATCGTGGGCAAGCCCCCCGGCATGGAGGCATTAG CCCCCGCCCTCCGGACCCCGCTGTCCATCGCGGGCTCCTACGCCACCCCCTTCGCCATGATGGGGCACCCCGAAATGAACGGCACTCTGACCAGCCCTGGGGTGTACGCCGGCCTCCACATCTCCCCCCAGATGAGCGCCGCTGCAGCCGCCGCCTACGGGAGGAGCCCTATT GCCGGGTTCgatccccacccacacatgaGAGCGCCCGGCCTTCCCGCCAGCCTGACCTCCATCTCGGGCGGAAAACC GGCGTACTCCTTCCACGTGAGCGCTGACGGACAGATGCAGCCGGTGCCCTTTCCTCCGGACGCCCTGATTGGCCCGGGCATCCCGCGCCACGCCCGCCAGATCAACACGCTGAGCCACGGCGAGGTGGTGTGCGCCGTCACCATCAGCAACCCCACCCGCCACGTCTACACCGGCGGCAAGGGCTGCGTCAAGATCTGGGACATCAGCCAGCCCGGCAGCAAGAGCCCCGTGTCCCAGCTGGACTGCCTG AACCGGGATAACTACATCCGCTCCTGCAAGCTGCTGCCGGACGGCCGCACGCTGATCGTGGGCGGCGAGGCCAGCACGCTGACCATCTGGGACCTGGCCTCCCAGACGCCGCGCATCAAGGCCGAGCTCAcgtcctccgcccccgcctGCTACGCCCTGGCCATCAGCCCCGACGCCAAGGTCTGCTTCTCCTGCTGCAGCGACGGCAACATCGCCGTCTGGGACCTGCACAACCAGACGCTGGTCAG GCAGTTCCAGGGGCACACGGACGGCGCCAGCTGCATCGACATCTCCCACGACGGCACCAAGCTGTGGACCGGGGGCCTGGACAACACGGTGCGGTCCTGGGACCTGCGAGAGGGccggcagctgcagcagcacgACTTCACCTCCCAG ATCTTCTCCCTGGGCTACTGTCCGACGGGCGAGTGGCTGGCCGTGGGCATGGAGAGCAGCAACGTGGAGGTCCTGCACCACACCAAGCCCGACAAGTACCAGCTGCACCTGCACGAGAGCTGCGTGCTCTCCCTCAAGTTCGCCTACTGCG GTAAATGGTTTGTGAGCACTGGAAAGGACAACCTGCTCAACGCCTGGAGGACTCCGTACGGCGCCAGCATTTTCCAG TCAAAGGAGTCCTCGTCCGTCTTGAGCTGCGACATCTCTGCAGATGACAAGTACATCGTCACGGGCTCCGGGGACAAGAAGGCCACAGTGTATGAAGTCATCTACTAG
- the tle3a gene encoding transducin-like enhancer protein 3-A isoform X4 produces the protein MYPQGRHPAPHQPGQPGFKFTVAESCDRIKDEFQFLQAQYHSLKVEYDKLANEKTEMQRHYVMYYEMSYGLNIEMHKQTEIAKRLNAILAQIMPFLSQEHQQQVAQAVERAKQVTMTELNAIIGQQQLQAQHLSHAAHGPPVQLPPHPSGLQPPGIPPVPGSGSGLLALGALGSQAHLPVKDEKNHHELEHRGQSSFHSPLAIPLIKERESSTNNSVSPPDSLRAGSEKHRGSSDYSLDSKKRKLEEKDSMSRYDSDGDKSDDLVVDVSNEDPATPRVSPAHSPPENGLDKSRPQQKKDAPNSPASVASSGSTPSSKTKEHVHVRAAAGNDKSTTPGLKSNTPTPRNDAPTPGTSTTPGLRPIVGKPPGMEALAPALRTPLSIAGSYATPFAMMGHPEMNGTLTSPGVYAGLHISPQMSAAAAAAYGRSPIAGFDPHPHMRAPGLPASLTSISGGKPAYSFHVSADGQMQPVPFPPDALIGPGIPRHARQINTLSHGEVVCAVTISNPTRHVYTGGKGCVKIWDISQPGSKSPVSQLDCLNRDNYIRSCKLLPDGRTLIVGGEASTLTIWDLASQTPRIKAELTSSAPACYALAISPDAKVCFSCCSDGNIAVWDLHNQTLVRQFQGHTDGASCIDISHDGTKLWTGGLDNTVRSWDLREGRQLQQHDFTSQIFSLGYCPTGEWLAVGMESSNVEVLHHTKPDKYQLHLHESCVLSLKFAYCGKWFVSTGKDNLLNAWRTPYGASIFQSKESSSVLSCDISADDKYIVTGSGDKKATVYEVIY, from the exons acgGAGATTGCCAAACGGCTCAATGCGATCTTAGCTCAAATTATGCCTTTTTTGTCACAAGAG caccaACAGCAGGTTGCTCAGGCAGTTGAGCGTGCCAAGCAGGTGACCATGACCGAGCTGAATGCCATCATCGGG cagcagcagctccaggcgCAGCACCTGTCCCACGCGGCCCACGGGCCCCCCGTccagctgcccccccacccgtcGGGCCTGCAGCCGCCCGGCATCCCCCCCGTGCCCGGCTCGGGCTCCGGCCTGCTGGCCCTGGGGGCGCTGGGCAGCCAGGCCCACCTGCCCGTCAAGGACGAGAAGAACCACCACGAGCTGGAGCACAGAG gCCAATCATCCTTTCACTCCCCGCTGGCGATTCCTTTGATAAAAGAGCGCGAGTCGAGCACG AATAACTCGGTGTCCCCGCCGGACAGCCTGCGCGCGGGCAGTGAGAAGCACCGCGGCTCCTCTGACTACAGCCTGGACTCCAAGAAGCGcaagctggaggagaaggacaGCATGAGCCGATAT GACAGCGACGGGGACAAGAGCGATGACCTGGTGGTGGACGTGTCCAATGAG GATCCCGCCACCCCGCgcgtcagccccgcccactccccgcCAGAGAACGGCCTGGACAAGTCCCGCCCCCAACAGAAGAAAGACGCCCCCAACAGCCCCGCCTCCGTGGCCTCCTCCGGCAGCACCCCCTCCTCCAAGACCAAGGAGCACGTCCATGTACGCGCTGCAGCGGGG AATGACAAGTCCACCACGCCGGGGCTGAagtccaacacccccaccccacgcaACGATGCCCCCACCCCAGGCACCAGCACCACCCCGGGACTCCGACCCATCGTGGGCAAGCCCCCCGGCATGGAGGCATTAG CCCCCGCCCTCCGGACCCCGCTGTCCATCGCGGGCTCCTACGCCACCCCCTTCGCCATGATGGGGCACCCCGAAATGAACGGCACTCTGACCAGCCCTGGGGTGTACGCCGGCCTCCACATCTCCCCCCAGATGAGCGCCGCTGCAGCCGCCGCCTACGGGAGGAGCCCTATT GCCGGGTTCgatccccacccacacatgaGAGCGCCCGGCCTTCCCGCCAGCCTGACCTCCATCTCGGGCGGAAAACC GGCGTACTCCTTCCACGTGAGCGCTGACGGACAGATGCAGCCGGTGCCCTTTCCTCCGGACGCCCTGATTGGCCCGGGCATCCCGCGCCACGCCCGCCAGATCAACACGCTGAGCCACGGCGAGGTGGTGTGCGCCGTCACCATCAGCAACCCCACCCGCCACGTCTACACCGGCGGCAAGGGCTGCGTCAAGATCTGGGACATCAGCCAGCCCGGCAGCAAGAGCCCCGTGTCCCAGCTGGACTGCCTG AACCGGGATAACTACATCCGCTCCTGCAAGCTGCTGCCGGACGGCCGCACGCTGATCGTGGGCGGCGAGGCCAGCACGCTGACCATCTGGGACCTGGCCTCCCAGACGCCGCGCATCAAGGCCGAGCTCAcgtcctccgcccccgcctGCTACGCCCTGGCCATCAGCCCCGACGCCAAGGTCTGCTTCTCCTGCTGCAGCGACGGCAACATCGCCGTCTGGGACCTGCACAACCAGACGCTGGTCAG GCAGTTCCAGGGGCACACGGACGGCGCCAGCTGCATCGACATCTCCCACGACGGCACCAAGCTGTGGACCGGGGGCCTGGACAACACGGTGCGGTCCTGGGACCTGCGAGAGGGccggcagctgcagcagcacgACTTCACCTCCCAG ATCTTCTCCCTGGGCTACTGTCCGACGGGCGAGTGGCTGGCCGTGGGCATGGAGAGCAGCAACGTGGAGGTCCTGCACCACACCAAGCCCGACAAGTACCAGCTGCACCTGCACGAGAGCTGCGTGCTCTCCCTCAAGTTCGCCTACTGCG GTAAATGGTTTGTGAGCACTGGAAAGGACAACCTGCTCAACGCCTGGAGGACTCCGTACGGCGCCAGCATTTTCCAG TCAAAGGAGTCCTCGTCCGTCTTGAGCTGCGACATCTCTGCAGATGACAAGTACATCGTCACGGGCTCCGGGGACAAGAAGGCCACAGTGTATGAAGTCATCTACTAG
- the tle3a gene encoding transducin-like enhancer protein 3-A isoform X2 produces MYPQGRHPAPHQPGQPGFKFTVAESCDRIKDEFQFLQAQYHSLKVEYDKLANEKTEMQRHYVMYYEMSYGLNIEMHKQTEIAKRLNAILAQIMPFLSQEHQQQVAQAVERAKQVTMTELNAIIGVRGLPNLPLTQQLQAQHLSHAAHGPPVQLPPHPSGLQPPGIPPVPGSGSGLLALGALGSQAHLPVKDEKNHHELEHRGQSSFHSPLAIPLIKERESSTNNSVSPPDSLRAGSEKHRGSSDYSLDSKKRKLEEKDSMSRYDSDGDKSDDLVVDVSNEDPATPRVSPAHSPPENGLDKSRPQQKKDAPNSPASVASSGSTPSSKTKEHVHVRAAAGNDKSTTPGLKSNTPTPRNDAPTPGTSTTPGLRPIVGKPPGMEALAPALRTPLSIAGSYATPFAMMGHPEMNGTLTSPGVYAGLHISPQMSAAAAAAYGRSPIAGFDPHPHMRAPGLPASLTSISGGKPAYSFHVSADGQMQPVPFPPDALIGPGIPRHARQINTLSHGEVVCAVTISNPTRHVYTGGKGCVKIWDISQPGSKSPVSQLDCLNRDNYIRSCKLLPDGRTLIVGGEASTLTIWDLASQTPRIKAELTSSAPACYALAISPDAKVCFSCCSDGNIAVWDLHNQTLVRQFQGHTDGASCIDISHDGTKLWTGGLDNTVRSWDLREGRQLQQHDFTSQIFSLGYCPTGEWLAVGMESSNVEVLHHTKPDKYQLHLHESCVLSLKFAYCGKWFVSTGKDNLLNAWRTPYGASIFQSKESSSVLSCDISADDKYIVTGSGDKKATVYEVIY; encoded by the exons acgGAGATTGCCAAACGGCTCAATGCGATCTTAGCTCAAATTATGCCTTTTTTGTCACAAGAG caccaACAGCAGGTTGCTCAGGCAGTTGAGCGTGCCAAGCAGGTGACCATGACCGAGCTGAATGCCATCATCGGGGTACGTGGACTTCCCAATCTGCCTCTCACC cagcagctccaggcgCAGCACCTGTCCCACGCGGCCCACGGGCCCCCCGTccagctgcccccccacccgtcGGGCCTGCAGCCGCCCGGCATCCCCCCCGTGCCCGGCTCGGGCTCCGGCCTGCTGGCCCTGGGGGCGCTGGGCAGCCAGGCCCACCTGCCCGTCAAGGACGAGAAGAACCACCACGAGCTGGAGCACAGAG gCCAATCATCCTTTCACTCCCCGCTGGCGATTCCTTTGATAAAAGAGCGCGAGTCGAGCACG AATAACTCGGTGTCCCCGCCGGACAGCCTGCGCGCGGGCAGTGAGAAGCACCGCGGCTCCTCTGACTACAGCCTGGACTCCAAGAAGCGcaagctggaggagaaggacaGCATGAGCCGATAT GACAGCGACGGGGACAAGAGCGATGACCTGGTGGTGGACGTGTCCAATGAG GATCCCGCCACCCCGCgcgtcagccccgcccactccccgcCAGAGAACGGCCTGGACAAGTCCCGCCCCCAACAGAAGAAAGACGCCCCCAACAGCCCCGCCTCCGTGGCCTCCTCCGGCAGCACCCCCTCCTCCAAGACCAAGGAGCACGTCCATGTACGCGCTGCAGCGGGG AATGACAAGTCCACCACGCCGGGGCTGAagtccaacacccccaccccacgcaACGATGCCCCCACCCCAGGCACCAGCACCACCCCGGGACTCCGACCCATCGTGGGCAAGCCCCCCGGCATGGAGGCATTAG CCCCCGCCCTCCGGACCCCGCTGTCCATCGCGGGCTCCTACGCCACCCCCTTCGCCATGATGGGGCACCCCGAAATGAACGGCACTCTGACCAGCCCTGGGGTGTACGCCGGCCTCCACATCTCCCCCCAGATGAGCGCCGCTGCAGCCGCCGCCTACGGGAGGAGCCCTATT GCCGGGTTCgatccccacccacacatgaGAGCGCCCGGCCTTCCCGCCAGCCTGACCTCCATCTCGGGCGGAAAACC GGCGTACTCCTTCCACGTGAGCGCTGACGGACAGATGCAGCCGGTGCCCTTTCCTCCGGACGCCCTGATTGGCCCGGGCATCCCGCGCCACGCCCGCCAGATCAACACGCTGAGCCACGGCGAGGTGGTGTGCGCCGTCACCATCAGCAACCCCACCCGCCACGTCTACACCGGCGGCAAGGGCTGCGTCAAGATCTGGGACATCAGCCAGCCCGGCAGCAAGAGCCCCGTGTCCCAGCTGGACTGCCTG AACCGGGATAACTACATCCGCTCCTGCAAGCTGCTGCCGGACGGCCGCACGCTGATCGTGGGCGGCGAGGCCAGCACGCTGACCATCTGGGACCTGGCCTCCCAGACGCCGCGCATCAAGGCCGAGCTCAcgtcctccgcccccgcctGCTACGCCCTGGCCATCAGCCCCGACGCCAAGGTCTGCTTCTCCTGCTGCAGCGACGGCAACATCGCCGTCTGGGACCTGCACAACCAGACGCTGGTCAG GCAGTTCCAGGGGCACACGGACGGCGCCAGCTGCATCGACATCTCCCACGACGGCACCAAGCTGTGGACCGGGGGCCTGGACAACACGGTGCGGTCCTGGGACCTGCGAGAGGGccggcagctgcagcagcacgACTTCACCTCCCAG ATCTTCTCCCTGGGCTACTGTCCGACGGGCGAGTGGCTGGCCGTGGGCATGGAGAGCAGCAACGTGGAGGTCCTGCACCACACCAAGCCCGACAAGTACCAGCTGCACCTGCACGAGAGCTGCGTGCTCTCCCTCAAGTTCGCCTACTGCG GTAAATGGTTTGTGAGCACTGGAAAGGACAACCTGCTCAACGCCTGGAGGACTCCGTACGGCGCCAGCATTTTCCAG TCAAAGGAGTCCTCGTCCGTCTTGAGCTGCGACATCTCTGCAGATGACAAGTACATCGTCACGGGCTCCGGGGACAAGAAGGCCACAGTGTATGAAGTCATCTACTAG
- the tle3a gene encoding transducin-like enhancer protein 3-A isoform X5 — protein MYPQGRHPAPHQPGQPGFKFTVAESCDRIKDEFQFLQAQYHSLKVEYDKLANEKTEMQRHYVMYYEMSYGLNIEMHKQTEIAKRLNAILAQIMPFLSQEHQQQVAQAVERAKQVTMTELNAIIGQQLQAQHLSHAAHGPPVQLPPHPSGLQPPGIPPVPGSGSGLLALGALGSQAHLPVKDEKNHHELEHRGQSSFHSPLAIPLIKERESSTNNSVSPPDSLRAGSEKHRGSSDYSLDSKKRKLEEKDSMSRYDSDGDKSDDLVVDVSNEDPATPRVSPAHSPPENGLDKSRPQQKKDAPNSPASVASSGSTPSSKTKEHVHVRAAAGNDKSTTPGLKSNTPTPRNDAPTPGTSTTPGLRPIVGKPPGMEALAPALRTPLSIAGSYATPFAMMGHPEMNGTLTSPGVYAGLHISPQMSAAAAAAYGRSPIAGFDPHPHMRAPGLPASLTSISGGKPAYSFHVSADGQMQPVPFPPDALIGPGIPRHARQINTLSHGEVVCAVTISNPTRHVYTGGKGCVKIWDISQPGSKSPVSQLDCLNRDNYIRSCKLLPDGRTLIVGGEASTLTIWDLASQTPRIKAELTSSAPACYALAISPDAKVCFSCCSDGNIAVWDLHNQTLVRQFQGHTDGASCIDISHDGTKLWTGGLDNTVRSWDLREGRQLQQHDFTSQIFSLGYCPTGEWLAVGMESSNVEVLHHTKPDKYQLHLHESCVLSLKFAYCGKWFVSTGKDNLLNAWRTPYGASIFQSKESSSVLSCDISADDKYIVTGSGDKKATVYEVIY, from the exons acgGAGATTGCCAAACGGCTCAATGCGATCTTAGCTCAAATTATGCCTTTTTTGTCACAAGAG caccaACAGCAGGTTGCTCAGGCAGTTGAGCGTGCCAAGCAGGTGACCATGACCGAGCTGAATGCCATCATCGGG cagcagctccaggcgCAGCACCTGTCCCACGCGGCCCACGGGCCCCCCGTccagctgcccccccacccgtcGGGCCTGCAGCCGCCCGGCATCCCCCCCGTGCCCGGCTCGGGCTCCGGCCTGCTGGCCCTGGGGGCGCTGGGCAGCCAGGCCCACCTGCCCGTCAAGGACGAGAAGAACCACCACGAGCTGGAGCACAGAG gCCAATCATCCTTTCACTCCCCGCTGGCGATTCCTTTGATAAAAGAGCGCGAGTCGAGCACG AATAACTCGGTGTCCCCGCCGGACAGCCTGCGCGCGGGCAGTGAGAAGCACCGCGGCTCCTCTGACTACAGCCTGGACTCCAAGAAGCGcaagctggaggagaaggacaGCATGAGCCGATAT GACAGCGACGGGGACAAGAGCGATGACCTGGTGGTGGACGTGTCCAATGAG GATCCCGCCACCCCGCgcgtcagccccgcccactccccgcCAGAGAACGGCCTGGACAAGTCCCGCCCCCAACAGAAGAAAGACGCCCCCAACAGCCCCGCCTCCGTGGCCTCCTCCGGCAGCACCCCCTCCTCCAAGACCAAGGAGCACGTCCATGTACGCGCTGCAGCGGGG AATGACAAGTCCACCACGCCGGGGCTGAagtccaacacccccaccccacgcaACGATGCCCCCACCCCAGGCACCAGCACCACCCCGGGACTCCGACCCATCGTGGGCAAGCCCCCCGGCATGGAGGCATTAG CCCCCGCCCTCCGGACCCCGCTGTCCATCGCGGGCTCCTACGCCACCCCCTTCGCCATGATGGGGCACCCCGAAATGAACGGCACTCTGACCAGCCCTGGGGTGTACGCCGGCCTCCACATCTCCCCCCAGATGAGCGCCGCTGCAGCCGCCGCCTACGGGAGGAGCCCTATT GCCGGGTTCgatccccacccacacatgaGAGCGCCCGGCCTTCCCGCCAGCCTGACCTCCATCTCGGGCGGAAAACC GGCGTACTCCTTCCACGTGAGCGCTGACGGACAGATGCAGCCGGTGCCCTTTCCTCCGGACGCCCTGATTGGCCCGGGCATCCCGCGCCACGCCCGCCAGATCAACACGCTGAGCCACGGCGAGGTGGTGTGCGCCGTCACCATCAGCAACCCCACCCGCCACGTCTACACCGGCGGCAAGGGCTGCGTCAAGATCTGGGACATCAGCCAGCCCGGCAGCAAGAGCCCCGTGTCCCAGCTGGACTGCCTG AACCGGGATAACTACATCCGCTCCTGCAAGCTGCTGCCGGACGGCCGCACGCTGATCGTGGGCGGCGAGGCCAGCACGCTGACCATCTGGGACCTGGCCTCCCAGACGCCGCGCATCAAGGCCGAGCTCAcgtcctccgcccccgcctGCTACGCCCTGGCCATCAGCCCCGACGCCAAGGTCTGCTTCTCCTGCTGCAGCGACGGCAACATCGCCGTCTGGGACCTGCACAACCAGACGCTGGTCAG GCAGTTCCAGGGGCACACGGACGGCGCCAGCTGCATCGACATCTCCCACGACGGCACCAAGCTGTGGACCGGGGGCCTGGACAACACGGTGCGGTCCTGGGACCTGCGAGAGGGccggcagctgcagcagcacgACTTCACCTCCCAG ATCTTCTCCCTGGGCTACTGTCCGACGGGCGAGTGGCTGGCCGTGGGCATGGAGAGCAGCAACGTGGAGGTCCTGCACCACACCAAGCCCGACAAGTACCAGCTGCACCTGCACGAGAGCTGCGTGCTCTCCCTCAAGTTCGCCTACTGCG GTAAATGGTTTGTGAGCACTGGAAAGGACAACCTGCTCAACGCCTGGAGGACTCCGTACGGCGCCAGCATTTTCCAG TCAAAGGAGTCCTCGTCCGTCTTGAGCTGCGACATCTCTGCAGATGACAAGTACATCGTCACGGGCTCCGGGGACAAGAAGGCCACAGTGTATGAAGTCATCTACTAG
- the tle3a gene encoding transducin-like enhancer protein 3-A isoform X3 yields the protein MYPQGRHPAPHQPGQPGFKFTVAESCDRIKDEFQFLQAQYHSLKVEYDKLANEKTEMQRHYVMYYEMSYGLNIEMHKQTEIAKRLNAILAQIMPFLSQEHQQQVAQAVERAKQVTMTELNAIIGVRGLPNLPLTQQQLQAQHLSHAAHGPPVQLPPHPSGLQPPGIPPVPGSGSGLLALGALGSQAHLPVKDEKNHHELEHRGQSSFHSPLAIPLIKERESSTNNSVSPPDSLRAGSEKHRGSSDYSLDSKKRKLEEKDSMSRYDSDGDKSDDLVVDVSNEDPATPRVSPAHSPPENGLDKSRPQQKKDAPNSPASVASSGSTPSSKTKEHVHNDKSTTPGLKSNTPTPRNDAPTPGTSTTPGLRPIVGKPPGMEALAPALRTPLSIAGSYATPFAMMGHPEMNGTLTSPGVYAGLHISPQMSAAAAAAYGRSPIAGFDPHPHMRAPGLPASLTSISGGKPAYSFHVSADGQMQPVPFPPDALIGPGIPRHARQINTLSHGEVVCAVTISNPTRHVYTGGKGCVKIWDISQPGSKSPVSQLDCLNRDNYIRSCKLLPDGRTLIVGGEASTLTIWDLASQTPRIKAELTSSAPACYALAISPDAKVCFSCCSDGNIAVWDLHNQTLVRQFQGHTDGASCIDISHDGTKLWTGGLDNTVRSWDLREGRQLQQHDFTSQIFSLGYCPTGEWLAVGMESSNVEVLHHTKPDKYQLHLHESCVLSLKFAYCGKWFVSTGKDNLLNAWRTPYGASIFQSKESSSVLSCDISADDKYIVTGSGDKKATVYEVIY from the exons acgGAGATTGCCAAACGGCTCAATGCGATCTTAGCTCAAATTATGCCTTTTTTGTCACAAGAG caccaACAGCAGGTTGCTCAGGCAGTTGAGCGTGCCAAGCAGGTGACCATGACCGAGCTGAATGCCATCATCGGGGTACGTGGACTTCCCAATCTGCCTCTCACC cagcagcagctccaggcgCAGCACCTGTCCCACGCGGCCCACGGGCCCCCCGTccagctgcccccccacccgtcGGGCCTGCAGCCGCCCGGCATCCCCCCCGTGCCCGGCTCGGGCTCCGGCCTGCTGGCCCTGGGGGCGCTGGGCAGCCAGGCCCACCTGCCCGTCAAGGACGAGAAGAACCACCACGAGCTGGAGCACAGAG gCCAATCATCCTTTCACTCCCCGCTGGCGATTCCTTTGATAAAAGAGCGCGAGTCGAGCACG AATAACTCGGTGTCCCCGCCGGACAGCCTGCGCGCGGGCAGTGAGAAGCACCGCGGCTCCTCTGACTACAGCCTGGACTCCAAGAAGCGcaagctggaggagaaggacaGCATGAGCCGATAT GACAGCGACGGGGACAAGAGCGATGACCTGGTGGTGGACGTGTCCAATGAG GATCCCGCCACCCCGCgcgtcagccccgcccactccccgcCAGAGAACGGCCTGGACAAGTCCCGCCCCCAACAGAAGAAAGACGCCCCCAACAGCCCCGCCTCCGTGGCCTCCTCCGGCAGCACCCCCTCCTCCAAGACCAAGGAGCACGTCCAT AATGACAAGTCCACCACGCCGGGGCTGAagtccaacacccccaccccacgcaACGATGCCCCCACCCCAGGCACCAGCACCACCCCGGGACTCCGACCCATCGTGGGCAAGCCCCCCGGCATGGAGGCATTAG CCCCCGCCCTCCGGACCCCGCTGTCCATCGCGGGCTCCTACGCCACCCCCTTCGCCATGATGGGGCACCCCGAAATGAACGGCACTCTGACCAGCCCTGGGGTGTACGCCGGCCTCCACATCTCCCCCCAGATGAGCGCCGCTGCAGCCGCCGCCTACGGGAGGAGCCCTATT GCCGGGTTCgatccccacccacacatgaGAGCGCCCGGCCTTCCCGCCAGCCTGACCTCCATCTCGGGCGGAAAACC GGCGTACTCCTTCCACGTGAGCGCTGACGGACAGATGCAGCCGGTGCCCTTTCCTCCGGACGCCCTGATTGGCCCGGGCATCCCGCGCCACGCCCGCCAGATCAACACGCTGAGCCACGGCGAGGTGGTGTGCGCCGTCACCATCAGCAACCCCACCCGCCACGTCTACACCGGCGGCAAGGGCTGCGTCAAGATCTGGGACATCAGCCAGCCCGGCAGCAAGAGCCCCGTGTCCCAGCTGGACTGCCTG AACCGGGATAACTACATCCGCTCCTGCAAGCTGCTGCCGGACGGCCGCACGCTGATCGTGGGCGGCGAGGCCAGCACGCTGACCATCTGGGACCTGGCCTCCCAGACGCCGCGCATCAAGGCCGAGCTCAcgtcctccgcccccgcctGCTACGCCCTGGCCATCAGCCCCGACGCCAAGGTCTGCTTCTCCTGCTGCAGCGACGGCAACATCGCCGTCTGGGACCTGCACAACCAGACGCTGGTCAG GCAGTTCCAGGGGCACACGGACGGCGCCAGCTGCATCGACATCTCCCACGACGGCACCAAGCTGTGGACCGGGGGCCTGGACAACACGGTGCGGTCCTGGGACCTGCGAGAGGGccggcagctgcagcagcacgACTTCACCTCCCAG ATCTTCTCCCTGGGCTACTGTCCGACGGGCGAGTGGCTGGCCGTGGGCATGGAGAGCAGCAACGTGGAGGTCCTGCACCACACCAAGCCCGACAAGTACCAGCTGCACCTGCACGAGAGCTGCGTGCTCTCCCTCAAGTTCGCCTACTGCG GTAAATGGTTTGTGAGCACTGGAAAGGACAACCTGCTCAACGCCTGGAGGACTCCGTACGGCGCCAGCATTTTCCAG TCAAAGGAGTCCTCGTCCGTCTTGAGCTGCGACATCTCTGCAGATGACAAGTACATCGTCACGGGCTCCGGGGACAAGAAGGCCACAGTGTATGAAGTCATCTACTAG